The nucleotide window AAGTCGCAGACCGAAACGCCGCCGTCCACTTTAAGCTCTGCAAGCTTTAGTTTTGCATCCTGCTCCATTGCGTCAAAAACCGATTTAGCCTGGAACGCAATGCTTTCGACAGCCGCCCGGATGATATGCTTCCTGCCGCTTCCTCTCGTAAGCCCGACAATGGTGCCGCGGGCATACATATCCCAAAACGGTGCCCCCAGTCCCGTGAATGCCGGAACGAGATATACCCCGCCGTTGTCGGCGACCTCTTCGACGATCGTATCGACGTCTGATGCACGCTCTATCATATGCATCTCATCGCGAAGCCATTTTATAACCGACCCGGCATTGTACACCGAGCCTTCAAGCGCATACTGAACGCCGCCGTCCATGCCCCAGGCTATTGTTGTGAGCAGGTTGTTTTCAGAGTAAACCGGTTTGTCGCCTGTATTCATCAGTATAAAACAGCCGGTGCCGTAAGTATTCTTTGCGCTTCCCACTTCAAAGCATCCCTGACCGAAAAGCGCGCACTGCTGGTCGCCGCCTATGCCCGCAATCGGGATCTCAGCACCGACGACCTTTTTGTCGGTGTAGCCGACAACGCCAACGGAAGGCACGACCTTAGGCAGGATGTCTTTCGGAATTCCTAGCATATGTAATATCTCGTTGTCCCACGTGAGGGTATGGATATTGAAGAGCATCGTCCTCGATGCGTTGGAATAGTCCGTTGCAAAGACTTTTCCGCCCGTCAACTTATATATGAGCCATGTGTCTATCGTTCCGACCATCAGCTCACCCTTGTCTGCTTTTTCACGCACAGTGGGCACGTTGTCAAATAGCCATTTTATCTTGGTGCCCGAAAAGTAAGCGTCAAGCACGAGACCAGTTTTCTGCTTTATTGTACCCGTATACCCCTTGATGCCCTCGCATATATCCGCCGTTCTGCGGCACTGCCAGACTATCGCATTGTAAAGCGGCTTGCCCGTCACCTTATCCCATGCGATGACCGTTTCACGCTGATTCGTGATGCCGATAGCCGCAACCTCGTCCATGTCGACCTTCCAGCGTTTGGCGCAGTTTTTCATTGTAAAAAGCTGTGCTTCCCATATTTCTTCCGCGTCGTGCTCGACATATCCGGGCTTTGGGAAAATCTGTTCAAAACCTTTATTTTCGCTGAAAGCGATCTCCTGCTTTTCAATGTCATAAAAGATGGTGCGCGCGCTGGTCGTTCCCTCGTCCAGCGCAATAATATACTTTTTCTCCACGTCCACAGCCTCCTTATTTTAAAACCGACAGCAGTACACCGTCGCCCGTCGGTAAAATCGTACTTATAAGTCTGTCGTCATTCATAGCCATGTCAGTAAATATCTTAAGGTTTCTCGCAATCGTCCTGTTTTTGTGTTTAACAGCCGTAAGGTCGGCGGTTATGCCCTTATACAGCACGTTATCAAATATCATAATGCCCTGTTCCCGCATTTTAGGCAGGCACATCTCCAGAAACTTGTAATACTGCCCTTTTGCGGCGTCCACAAAGATTAGATCAAACTTTTCGTCTATCCCGCTGATAAGTTCAAGCGCGTCGCCGCACCTAAGCTCGATCCGGCTGTCCTTAATATTTTCTTCCGCTTTTTTTGCCCTCGCCTCATCCCTCTCGATCGTCAAAAGGCGTTGAAGCCCCGGGGATGCGTCTGCCATAATCAAAGCAGAAAAGCCTGTCGCGGTGCCTATTTCAAGGATCTTTTCAGGTCTTTTGACAGCGCATATAAGCTTTAAAAGAGATGCTGTCTCCGGCTTTACGACAGGGATATTGTTCTCTGCCGCATGCGAGAGTATTTCACGATATTTCTCATCTTCCCGCAGGAACGACCTAATATATGCGGTCACTCCTGGATTAAAAAGCTCGTTTTGGCTTATTATATCATCACGAGAGCGCATCAGCACGTTCTGCTCCAGCTCCTGCAGGCGGCGTTTCACCGACGTTCCCCCGGCGTATCCTGAAAGCTGCCCGTCCCTCGCGTTCACACGGTGGCAGGGATAGATTATAGGTATTGGGTTTTTGTTGTTTGCGTTTCCGACAGCACGAAAAGCCTTGGGGAAACCTATGTCACGGGCAATGTCGGAATAGCTTGTCACCTGCCCGTAAGGAATCCTCAAAAGCCTTTCATACACTTTCATGCTGAAGTCGGATGCCAAAAGCCTTGTCTTGACACTGAAATCCCGGCGTTTTCCCGAAAAATATTCTAAAAGCTCTTCTTCCGTTTTGTTAAGAACGGCGGATTTTTCGGTGATTTCATAATCGCCAAAGCGGCTTTTCATATATTCAAAAGCGTTATCGCTTGTCTTGTCTGAAAATTCTATCTTTACAAGTGCGTCGTCAACGCTGTAAAGCGTAAGGGGGCCAATCGGCGTTTCAATTGTCTTGTATGACGCTGACTGCATAGCCCGCACCTCTTTACAGTGTTTTTAAGTAATCTATGAACTGGTGCGCTGTTCTCGGCGTTCTGCCGGGATAGTGGCTTTCCCACTCGATCGCCCTTGCCGAAAGCTCGTCTTCGCTCATGGGGATGTTCTCCTGCTTTGCAAGCTCCTGCACCAGATTTATGAACTCTTTCTTATTAAGTGCCATGTACGGGATCTTAATACCGAAACGTTCCGACAGAGATATCTTCTCTTGAACCGTTTCATTTGCGTGGACTTCTTCCTCGGCGTCAGTCGAAAGAGTGCCCTTGCGTTCATTGAAATACTCGCGTACGAGATGGCGACGGTTAGAGGTTGCATATATTACGACGTTCTGGGGACGCATTTCAAGGCCGCCCTCCAGCACTATTTTAAGGCTTGAAAATACCTCTTCGTTATTTTCAAAGCTCAGATCGTCGATAAAGAACACAAATTTCTGCTGATGTCCCGATACCAGACGAAGCACGTCGGGTATTTCTGAAAGATGGTCTTTCGGCAGCTCGATTATGCGGAGATTATAGAATTCAGGGATGTTGACCATCGACTTTACAGTCGCGGATTTACCAGTTCCGCTGTCGCCGTATAAAAGTATGTTGTTTACCCTGTTGCCCTTACACAGCGCACGGGTATTGTTGATGACTTGCTCGCGCTGCCACTCAAAGCCGACCATGTTCTCGACATTGATGGTGTCGGGATTCTTTATCGCCCGAAGCGCACCGTTCTCCCAAACAAATGCATGGCTTTTTGCAAAAATGCCATAGCCGTTGATACGGTGGAAAACGGTCAGCGCGTCAAAATCGATCGGTTTTTCGCTTGTTTTCCAATCAGGCAGGCCGGAAGAAGCCTGAAATCCGCATACGTTATCTATTGAGCTTTTTATTACAGAGCAAGGCAGCGCGCAAAGCGCCGATAAAATATCAAGGTCGCGGTGTGCGGCTTTTGCGAGTCTGTCTTCCCCCTCACCGCATGCGGCGGCTCTGGCGTAAGGCGAAACGTTGAATTTTAAGAAAGGTGTTATGCTCTCTTCAAGCGTTCCTGCATCCTGTTTTGCAAGCTCGTAATACACGGTTGCATACATTCCGCATAACTCGCCGGGGTCTGCATTTCCCTTCGCTATTTCTCCGAACAGTCTGTATAGAGTATCTACTGGTTTACTTTCCAGCACTCCTCTGTATACGGTCAAAGTCGATAAATCTATATATTGTTTTAAAAGTATGTTTTCCTTCATTGCCTCTCCGTTTCCTAAACTATATAATCTATAACGCGGCGCTCACTTCGCACCTTCGCGATATACTGAGCGACGGCCTGATGCTGCGGATGCACTATATATCCCTCAAGAGCATCCTTATCCTCAAATTCAGCGTTGACAACAACGTCGGAGGCTGTTTCAGACGGTTTAAAATTGATTCCTACCTCAAGGCGGATAAGACCGGGAACAACCCCGTTGAGCGCCTCAAGCCCTTGCTTGATAAATTTTGCATTCTCATCTTTTGTTTTTCCCTCGGCATTGTCCAGCAGGCGGAACAATACAAAATGTTTGACCAAAATTATCTTCCTCTCATATATAATTTTACTTATTATTCTTATATTTTAGGGCATTTACCCTTTTATAGTAAATTTTATTTACAAAGATTAATTATAACATAAGTGTTATAAAAATAAAACCGCTTTATAAGAAGAAAGCTGCCCTAAAAAGTTTAGAGCAGCTTCAGACTGTCGAAAAAGTACACGCACCGCAAAAGTGATTACATATACATGATAAGACAAAATGGACGTATCAAGTCTTTAAACGCAATCTTCATTACGGTTTGTAAACGCAAAATGATTCAAGCGCCCCCTTACCGGGGCACTTTTGCTTACTTCGCCAACAGGCGCCCTGCTGTATCTGCATACAGCGACGTACGCCTGTTCTTCGTCTGCTTGTCTTTTTCGAGCGTCTGTCAGTTTATCGAAAAGCATAGTTTTTCGATAAACGAAGCTGCCCTAAAATTTAGGGCAGCTTCTCGTATTCCATTTTATTGTCTTGTCGCTCCCTGACCTGAACTTACAGTTCCGGGTGTAGATGCTGAATTTGATAGCTTCGTGCCATCCGGGATCATACCTTTCGGGTAAGTGTACTGAACTGATGTTCCATTAATATAATCCGGGCTGCTTACTGAAAATTCATTGGTATACACTCTGGATACCGTATAATTGCTGTCTGTTTCAAGCTCAAACAACCTCGTATATGATTTTGCAATCGTGAAATAAACAAAGTCGACGTCATTCAGAGTTAAAGATGTGTTGTAAAAACTATTAAATTTAGCAAGCTTCTGTGCGTTTGTCAGCCCCGAATCTGAATCTGTGTAGCAAATCACAATATGTGTCTTGCCCGGCTGCAGCAAATTTGACGTTGAAAAATCACAGCGCTTACTGTATGAGGTTGACGGCGGGTTATTAGGATCATCTCCGGTTCTTGCCCACAAGTCAACTCTATAACCACTTAGATCTATCGCACTGCTGCTGTTGTTGTAGATTTCAAGGAATTGATACCCACCGGAATTAGGAGCGATACATACTTCTGAAATCATTAATCCGGATATGAATATCTCCTTAAGCGCCGAATAAGTTTTTCCACTTGAAGCGCCAGTGCCGGTTATCTTAAGTAAAAGTGTTTTTTCTTTCACTGATGCAAGGCTTTTTGACACGCTTCCGGTCTGACCTGCCGCAATATTCCCGATGCTTGCCGTGCCAATAGGAGTTCCCGTGATATTGTTGGTCGTATAATAGCTTACTGTAACATTGTTCAAAGCCTCTGAAGCTATGTTCTTTGTCGTCAAATTTGTAATAGCATCATAAGTGCTTGA belongs to Bacillota bacterium and includes:
- a CDS encoding Dabb family protein → MVKHFVLFRLLDNAEGKTKDENAKFIKQGLEALNGVVPGLIRLEVGINFKPSETASDVVVNAEFEDKDALEGYIVHPQHQAVAQYIAKVRSERRVIDYIV
- a CDS encoding ATP-binding protein; this translates as MKENILLKQYIDLSTLTVYRGVLESKPVDTLYRLFGEIAKGNADPGELCGMYATVYYELAKQDAGTLEESITPFLKFNVSPYARAAACGEGEDRLAKAAHRDLDILSALCALPCSVIKSSIDNVCGFQASSGLPDWKTSEKPIDFDALTVFHRINGYGIFAKSHAFVWENGALRAIKNPDTINVENMVGFEWQREQVINNTRALCKGNRVNNILLYGDSGTGKSATVKSMVNIPEFYNLRIIELPKDHLSEIPDVLRLVSGHQQKFVFFIDDLSFENNEEVFSSLKIVLEGGLEMRPQNVVIYATSNRRHLVREYFNERKGTLSTDAEEEVHANETVQEKISLSERFGIKIPYMALNKKEFINLVQELAKQENIPMSEDELSARAIEWESHYPGRTPRTAHQFIDYLKTL
- a CDS encoding methylated-DNA--[protein]-cysteine S-methyltransferase; amino-acid sequence: MQSASYKTIETPIGPLTLYSVDDALVKIEFSDKTSDNAFEYMKSRFGDYEITEKSAVLNKTEEELLEYFSGKRRDFSVKTRLLASDFSMKVYERLLRIPYGQVTSYSDIARDIGFPKAFRAVGNANNKNPIPIIYPCHRVNARDGQLSGYAGGTSVKRRLQELEQNVLMRSRDDIISQNELFNPGVTAYIRSFLREDEKYREILSHAAENNIPVVKPETASLLKLICAVKRPEKILEIGTATGFSALIMADASPGLQRLLTIERDEARAKKAEENIKDSRIELRCGDALELISGIDEKFDLIFVDAAKGQYYKFLEMCLPKMREQGIMIFDNVLYKGITADLTAVKHKNRTIARNLKIFTDMAMNDDRLISTILPTGDGVLLSVLK
- the glpK gene encoding glycerol kinase GlpK → MEKKYIIALDEGTTSARTIFYDIEKQEIAFSENKGFEQIFPKPGYVEHDAEEIWEAQLFTMKNCAKRWKVDMDEVAAIGITNQRETVIAWDKVTGKPLYNAIVWQCRRTADICEGIKGYTGTIKQKTGLVLDAYFSGTKIKWLFDNVPTVREKADKGELMVGTIDTWLIYKLTGGKVFATDYSNASRTMLFNIHTLTWDNEILHMLGIPKDILPKVVPSVGVVGYTDKKVVGAEIPIAGIGGDQQCALFGQGCFEVGSAKNTYGTGCFILMNTGDKPVYSENNLLTTIAWGMDGGVQYALEGSVYNAGSVIKWLRDEMHMIERASDVDTIVEEVADNGGVYLVPAFTGLGAPFWDMYARGTIVGLTRGSGRKHIIRAAVESIAFQAKSVFDAMEQDAKLKLAELKVDGGVSVCDFMLQYQADLLKTPVIRPQNRESTGMGAIYMAGIGVGVWKNTDEVKRQWKLDKKYVPGEKKEERADQYKKWLKAVKRASDWEE